DNA sequence from the Candidatus Methylomirabilota bacterium genome:
CTCAGGCCCATCACGAGCGGCTCGGGAAGGTCACCGGTCTCGCCGTCTTCGCCTCCGACAATCTTTCCTCGGTCGCGTATGCCACCGAGGAGATCCTGCGCGTGCTCCTGCTGGCGGGGGTGGGGGCGCTGTCCTTCTCGGTGCCCATCGGGGCCGCCATCGGCCTGGTGATCGCCATCGTCATCACCTCC
Encoded proteins:
- a CDS encoding amino acid permease codes for the protein MNLPKLKRWFVGRPIATAQAHHERLGKVTGLAVFASDNLSSVAYATEEILRVLLLAGVGALSFSVPIGAAIGLVIAIVITS